The Oncorhynchus tshawytscha isolate Ot180627B linkage group LG30, Otsh_v2.0, whole genome shotgun sequence genome includes a region encoding these proteins:
- the LOC112229125 gene encoding neuronal tyrosine-phosphorylated phosphoinositide-3-kinase adapter 1-like → MGFMTMPASQDLSPHSCASAMAPRSQSCHAVGARDTGLENGEDYSDTQSQHGGRCPPTKPKRHPSTRLSSSDPRAPHVLPDTPPPPLPTHSQAKHSEKKNAMKKSDSGDMSKKVPPLKPKRSPSTQLSFDPPPARVPPPATPLPFQGGEGKPQGEEGDDEPVYIEMVGQVFTRESQTATPHPVTPVATTPDSDSDQNEAIYEEMKYPLPEDREGHKRIPLKHERLKSSKHHSSGISAPLPRPSSSPSCSKPKATVSISHSSPLPSSTSTTPVPQPLSSSPQPPRAPTPYLLQGNKSETESTSKIPAPFPNLLQHRPPLLAFPQPAAASSGVGVQHKAVAAKLGTISIQTSSSMTMPSSTSSASTTPSSNLPMLLSGCKESKERDKQSRDKDKDKDRDRDRDSQLDPAPGLRARSHSTPLPPSSKSTSPYSHQHHHPHHRPSHYHHYRKPDRGDSPNPNTNNKNGSETSSKSTAQTQTQGSGKEGKSVSFCLKSDKGDRDRDRERDRERERDGHRDNHRDRDRDSDRERHRERDRERDRDKDRETGSHSTSSQAESTPTTNSHSSQTSTSSNPNQSSSTSSHSRPHSRSHLQRSHTPHGLPAYKPPSSDSPLLWTYPSVGFRRPPAYDSLRGGSHLPSLHHQGHGDVASKSSTVPGPVQGKAGFMPWDSSGFGDDGSYWPVQRKLSFSHGSRETAREKDEGRAWNGSADALLRVDKEELVPGHRGRGGGGGHSGIPVRFTGGRGLGHSESLAGMEEGFLGFRALPRGGLPLPCQTFPAYRNGELGRFGRSSSTSGARQVGGCDVQRQSSLPHREALSQLHGLSHSSQTPCSPSLSRQQQQLQLHQQQLQLQQQLQQLQQQHHLQLQFQHLAQLAQGQPPNTGGAAASAAQTQRDGKLLEVIERKRCLCKEIKAQRRPDKSLCKQDSMPILPSWRRTPEPRKTGTPPCQRPQAVVWDTAI, encoded by the exons ATGGGCTTCATGACCATGCCTGCCTCCCAGGATCTGTCCCCTCACTCCTGTGCCTCTGCCATGGCCCCCCGCTCCCAGTCCTGCCATGCCGTGGGCGCTAGAGACACAGGTCTGGAGAATGGGGAGGATTATTCTGACACCCAGTCACAGCACGGCGGGCGCTGCCCCCCTACCAAACCCAAACGACACCCCAGCACCCGCCTCAGCTCCTCAGACCCCAGAGCACCTCACGTCCTCCCGGACACCCCTCCACCGCCCCTACCCACTCACTCGCAGGCCAAACACTCAGAGAAGAAGAATG CAATGAAGAAGTCAGACTCGGGGGACATGTCCAAGAAGGTGCCGCCTCTGAAGCCCAAACGAAGTCCCAGCACTCAGCTCTCGTTTGACCCCCCACCAGCCCGCGTGCCCCCTCCTGCCACGCCCCTGCCTTTCCAGGGGGGTGAGGGTAAGCCccagggtgaggagggggatgaTGAGCCTGTCTACATAGAGATGGTGGGCCAGGTGTTCACAAGGGAGAGCCAGACTGCCACCCCTCACCCTGTCACTCCCGTCGCCACCACACCCGACTCAGACTCAGACCAAAACGAGGCCATCTATGAGGAGATGAAGTACCCATtgccagaggacagagagggacacaaACGCATCCCTCTCAAACACGAGAGACTCAAATCCTCCAAACACCACTCCTCTGGCATCTCTGCCCCTCTACCtcgcccctcctcctccccctcctgttcCAAACCTAAAGCCACAGTGTCCATTTCCCACTCCtcgcccctcccctcctccacctccaccacccctgTCCCCCAGCCACTCTCCTCCAGCCCGCAACCCCCACGGGCCCCTACTCCCTATCTCCTCCAGGGGAACAAATCAGAGACAGAGTCCACCAGTAAGATCCCGGCCCCCTTCCCCAACCTGCTGCAGCACCGGCCTCCGCTGCTCGCCTTCCCCCAGCCAGCTGCTGCCTCCAGCGGGGTCGGGGTCCAACACAAAGCTGTTGCTGCCAAACTGGGAACCATCAGCATCCAGACCTcctccagtatgacaatgccatccagcacctcctctgcctctaccaccccctcctccaatctccccatgCTCCTGTCAGGCTGTAAGGAGTCTAAGGAAAGAGACAAGCAGAgcagagacaaagacaaagacaaagacagagacagagacagagacagccagcTCGACCCTGCACCGGGTCTAAGGGCCAGGAGCCACTCCACACCGCTGCCCCCTTCCTCCAAGTCCACCTCCCCTTActcccaccagcaccaccacccccaccaccgcccctcacactaccaccactaccgcAAGCCAGATAGAGGAGACTCGCCCAACCCCAACACCAACAACAAGAATGGCTCAGAAACCTCCTCCAAGTCCActgcccagacccagacccagggctctggcAAGGAGGGCAAGTCTGTGAGCTTCTGCTTGAAGTCAGAcaaaggagacagggacagggacagagagagggacagagagagggaaagagatggtcACAGGGACaatcatagagacagagacagggatagtgacagagagagacacagggagagagacagagagcgagaccgtgacaaagacagagaaacagggtcCCACTCTACCTCCTCTCAGGCTGAGAGCACTCCCACCACCAACAGCCATTCATCCCAGACCAGCACCAGTTCAAACCCAAACcagtcctcctccacctcctctcactCTCGCCCTCACTCTCGTTCCCACCTCCAACGCTCCCACACCCCTCATGGCCTGCCTGCCTACAAGCCCCCCTCCTCAGACAGCCCCCTGCTCTGGACCTACCCCTCAGTGGGCTTCCGGAGACCCCCGGCGTACGACAGCCTGCGAGGAGGGTCTCATCTGCCCTCCTTGCACCACCAGGGTCACGGTGATGTGGCCTCCAAAAGCAGCACGGTGCCTGGGCCCGTCCAGGGGAAGGCTGGGTTCATGCCCTGGGACAGCAGTGGCTTTGGAGACGACGGGTCCTACTGGCCCGTGCAGAGGAAACTCTCCTTCAGCCATGGCAGCcgagagacagcaagagaaa AGGATGAAGGACGTGCATGGAATGGTAGTGCCGATGCCCTCCTGAGGGTGGACAAGGAGGAACTGGTCCCAGGGCatcgaggaagaggaggaggaggaggccactCTGGGATCCCAGTACGCTTCACTGGAGGGAGGGGGCTGGGCCACAGTGAGTCCCTGGCCGGGATGGAGGAGGGGTTCTTGGGGTTCCGAGCCCTGCCTAGAGGgggtctccctctcccctgccaaACCTTCCCAGCCTATCGCAATGGAG aactgGGTCGATTCGGCCGCTCATCATCCACCTCTGGGGCGAGGCAGGTGGGTGGATGCGACGTTCAGAGGCAGAGCAGCCTGCCTCATCGAGAGGCACTGAGTCAG TTGCATGGGCTGTCCCACTCCTCCCAGACACCCTGCAGTCCCAGTCTGTctcgacagcagcagcagctccaactccatcagcagcagctgcagtTACAGCAACAGCtccagcagctgcagcagcagcaccacctcCAGCTGCAGTTCCAGCACCTGGCTCAGCTAGCCCAGGGACAGCCTCCCAACACCGGGGGCGCCGCCGCATCCGCAGCCCAGACCCAGAGGGATGGTAAGCTGCTGGAGGTCATCGAGAGGAAGCGCTGCCTATGCAAAGAGATCAAGGCCCAGCGGCGCCCGGACAAGAGCCTGTGTAAGCAGGACAGCATGCCTATCCTGCCCAGCTGGAGACGGACCCCTGAACCCCGCAAGACGGGCACACCTCCCTGCCAGAGGCCCCAGGCTGTGGTGTGGGACACTGCCATCTGA